One window of the Manihot esculenta cultivar AM560-2 chromosome 14, M.esculenta_v8, whole genome shotgun sequence genome contains the following:
- the LOC110600171 gene encoding small nuclear ribonucleoprotein-associated protein B-like: MSMSKSSKMLQYINYRMRVTIQDGRQLVGKFMAFDRHMNLVLGDCEEFRKLPPAKGKKNNEEREDRRTLGLVLLRGEEVISMTVEGPPPPEESRAKAVSATAVPGPGIGRAAGRGIPTAPVVQAQPGLAGPIRGVGGPAPGMMQPQLSRPPVPQLSAPPMTYPPAAAPPGGTAPVIRPPGQMPPPGYPGQAPPMGRGPPPPVPPQFAARPPQQGYPMPPQFAQRPMGMPPQPQAPMMRGPPPPAPRPGMQAPPPPRPGMPPPAGGVPVYGPPRPGMPPPLNPQQQQQNQQQQ, translated from the coding sequence ATGTCGATGTCGAAGAGCTCCAAGATGCTCCAATATATCAACTATAGGATGCGGGTCACCATCCAGGACGGCCGGCAGCTAGTCGGAAAGTTTATGGCCTTCGACCGCCACATGAATCTCGTCCTTGGAGATTGCGAGGAGTTTCGCAAGCTTCCACCTGCTAAGGGCAAAAAGAACAACGAGGAGCGGGAAGATCGCCGTACACTTGGCCTCGTTCTCCTCCGTGGCGAAGAGGTTATTTCCATGACTGTCGAGGGCCCTCCTCCTCCTGAAGAGTCTCGCGCTAAGGCTGTTTCTGCTACTGCCGTTCCTGGCCCTGGCATTGGTCGCGCAGCTGGCCGTGGGATTCCCACTGCTCCTGTCGTTCAGGCCCAGCCTGGCCTTGCAGGTCCTATCCGTGGCGTTGGTGGGCCTGCACCTGGCATGATGCAGCCACAGCTCTCGCGTCCTCCAGTCCCACAACTTTCTGCTCCGCCTATGACTTACCCTCCAGCTGCGGCTCCACCTGGTGGTACCGCGCCTGTCATACGGCCGCCTGGCCAAATGCCTCCTCCTGGTTATCCTGGTCAAGCGCCTCCAATGGGTCGGGGTCCACCTCCACCGGTTCCACCTCAGTTTGCCGCTAGGCCACCACAACAGGGGTACCCAATGCCGCCACAATTTGCCCAAAGACCAATGGGAATGCCTCCCCAGCCACAGGCACCAATGATGAGGGGGCCTCCTCCTCCTGCTCCAAGACCTGGAATGCAAGCGCCACCTCCTCCTCGTCCTGGGATGCCTCCTCCAGCTGGTGGTGTTCCTGTTTATGGACCTCCTCGTCCTGGTATGCCACCTCCTCTCAATCCCCAACAGCAGCAGCAGAATCAGCAGCAACAATGA
- the LOC110631302 gene encoding beta-amyrin 28-monooxygenase has protein sequence MEFFLTPWILFITLIVAFLPYFLVFAFKLQSSGDKTLPPGSMGWPIMGETIEFLFGNPENFVFKRMKKYSPHIFKTKILGEKTAVICGPKGHKFLFSNEQKLFTVFRPHSMQKLFRSYQAKAPAPSEPEAKILRSPSFLKPEALVRYLEKMDSITQQQMQSYWEGKDTVKVSPLAKTLTLSLACRFFLGTDDPERIAKLVRNFDDITVGMHSITVNFPGTIFHRAKKAAAAIRKELIAVIKEKRAAISISGSPLQDILSHMIVASDTSGKHMTEAEISDKMMGLLTAGYSTIATAITFFMKYVGERPDIYKKILDEQMGVASAKKDGELLQWEDIQKMKYSWNVVYEVMRLTPPLQGTFREAIADFTYAGYTIPKGWKIYWTVSTTNKNPEYFPNPERFDPSRYEDENEIPPFTFVPFGGGPRMCPGKEYARLAILTFIHNVMKRFKWELEFPKERVIGDMMPIPENGLPVRLATL, from the exons ATGGAATTTTTTCTCACCCCTTGGATATTATTCATCACTCTCATTGTTGCCTTTCTTCCATATTTTCTTGTCTTTGCATTTAAGCTTCAATCTAGCGGGGACAAAACCCTCCCTCCAGGGAGCATGGGATGGCCAATCATGGGTGAAACAATCGAGTTTCTGTTTGGCAACCCAGAAAATTTTGTCTTCAAAAGGATGAAGAAATACTCTCCTCACATCTTCAAGACTAAGATTCTTGGAGAAAAAACTGCTGTGATATGCGGTCCAAAGGGACACAAATTTCTTTTCTCCAACGAGCAGAAGCTTTTTACTGTGTTTCGTCCTCATTCCATGCAGAAGCTCTTCCGTTCTTACCAAGCTAAAGCTCCTGCTCCAAGTGAACCTGAGGCTAAGATTCTCCGGTCACCGTCGTTCTTGAAGCCAGAGGCGTTAGTGAGATACTTGGAGAAAATGGATTCCATCACACAGCAACAAATGCAAAGCTATTGGGAGGGAAAAGATACTGTCAAGGTCTCTCCTCTTGCCAAGACGCTAACTTTGTCCCTGGCTTGTCGCTTCTTCTTGGGCACTGATGATCCTGAGAGAATTGCAAAGCTTGTGAGGAACTTCGATGATATAACTGTTGGGATGCATTCTATTACTGTGAATTTCCCTGGAACCATCTTCCACAGAGCCAAAAAAGCTGCGGCGGCAATCCGCAAGGAGTTAATCGCCGTAATTAAGGAGAAGAGAGCTGCTATATCTATATCAGGATCACCTTTGCAAGACATTCTTTCGCATATGATCGTCGCCAGTGATACTTCCGGCAAACACATGACGGAGGCTGAGATTTCAGACAAGATGATGGGTTTACTAACTGCAGGATATAGCACCATCGCTACTGCGATTACTTTCTTCATGAAATATGTTGGCGAGAGACCTGATATATACAAAAAGATTCTTGATG AGCAAATGGGAGTGGCCTCTGCAAAGAAAGATGGGGAGCTATTGCAGTGGGAAGATATACAGAAGATGAAGTATTCATGGAATGTGGTTTATGAAGTGATGAGACTCACACCTCCACTTCAAGGAACTTTCAGGGAGGCCATAGCTGACTTTACATATGCAGGCTACACAATTCCAAAGGGATGGAAG ATATATTGGACAGTGAGCACAACAAACAAGAACCCAGAATACTTCCCAAATCCTGAAAGATTTGATCCATCAAGATATGAAGATGAGAATGAAATTCCACCATTTACATTTGTGCCCTTTGGAGGAGGACCTAGAATGTGCCCTGGAAAAGAGTATGCTAGATTAGCAATTCTAACATTTATCCACAATGTGATGAAAAGGTTCAAATGGGAATTGGAGTTTCCAAAAGAAAGAGTGATTGGGGACATGATGCCGATCCCTGAAAATGGCCTGCCTGTTCGCCTCGCAACACTCTAG
- the LOC110631281 gene encoding beta-amyrin 28-monooxygenase, whose product MEIIFLFLCLASVVLILAVGLFAFKRRSNDDAENLPPGSLGWPVVGETLEFLFGNPEKFVFHRMKKYSPDIFKTKILGEKTVVICGRNGHKFLFSNEQKLFTAFRPHSMQKLFRSYQATAAAPIQISREAESKILRSPGFLKPEALVRYLGEMDSITQQQMKTYWEGRDEVKVFPLAKTLTLSLACRFFLGTNDPERIARLVSNFDDITLGMHSIPVNFPGTIFYRASRAADAIRKELKTIIAEKKAAIATGTPTQDILSYMIVVTDPSGKHMPEAEIADKIMGLLVAGYSTVATAMTFFMKYVGERPDIYAKVLAEQKEVSSAKEEGKLLDWDDIQKMKYSWNVLYEVMRLTPPLQGTFREALTDFTYAGYTIPRGWKVYWTVSTTNKNSEYFKDAERFEPSRYEDEKAFPPFTFMPFGGGPRMCPGKEYARLAVLTFVHNVVKRFKWELVSSNEKIIGDMMPTPEKGFPIRLLPH is encoded by the exons ATGGAGATTATCTTCCTTTTCTTATGTTTAGCTTCTGTGGTCCTTATCCTTGCTGTTGGTCTCTTTGCTTTCAAGCGCCGATCTAACGATGACGCCGAGAACCTGCCGCCAGGGAGTCTGGGATGGCCTGTAGTAGGGGAAACTCTGGAATTCTTGTTTGGGAACCCAGAAAAGTTTGTTTTTCACAGGATGAAGAAGTACTCACCTGATATTTTTAAGACAAAGATTCTTGGAGAGAAAACAGTTGTCATATGTGGTCGTAATGGGCACAAATTTCTCTTCTCCAATGAGCAGAAGCTTTTCACTGCATTTCGTCCTCATTCCATGCAGAAGCTCTTTCGATCATATCAAGCTACTGCTGCTGCCCCTATTCAGATTTCTCGTGAAGCAGAGTCCAAAATACTAAGGTCTCCAGGATTCTTGAAGCCTGAGGCTCTCGTGAGGTACTTGGGGGAAATGGATTCCATCACACAGCAGCAAATGAAAACTTATTGGGAGGGTAGAGATGAAGTCAAGGTCTTTCCTCTTGCAAAGACTCTAACTCTGTCTCTTGCCTGTCGATTTTTCTTGGGCACAAATGATCCTGAGCGAATAGCTAGGCTTGTTAGTAATTTTGACGATATAACACTGGGTATGCATTCTATTCCTGTAAATTTCCCTGGAACCATTTTTTACAGAGCTAGCAGGGCTGCAGATGCAATAAGAAAGGAACTCAAAACAATAATTGCTGAGAAGAAGGCAGCGATTGCCACAGGAACTCCGACGCAGGACATACTGTCCTACATGATCGTGGTCACTGACCCTTCTGGTAAGCACATGCCGGAGGCGGAGATTGCTGACAAAATTATGGGTTTGCTAGTTGCAGGATACAGTACAGTGGCTACTGCTATGACTTTCTTCATGAAATACGTTGGAGAGAGGCCTGACATTTATGCTAAGGTCCTAGCAG AGCAAAAGGAGGTTTCATCAGCTAAAGAGGAAGGCAAGCTTCTGGATTGGGATGATATTCAGAAGATGAAATACTCTTGGAATGTATTGTATGAAGTGATGAGGCTCACACCTCCACTCCAAGGAACTTTCAGAGAGGCCTTGACTGATTTCACATATGCTGGTTACACTATTCCCAGGGGATGGAAG GTATATTGGACGGTGAGTACAACAAACAAGAATTCAGAGTACTTCAAAGACGCTGAAAGATTTGAGCCGTCAAGATATGAAGATGAGAAAGCATTTCCTCCATTCACATTTATGCCATTTGGAGGTGGACCTCGAATGTGTCCGGGAAAAGAGTATGCTCGGTTAGCAGTGTTGACCTTTGTCCATAATGTGGTCAAGAGGTTTAAATGGGAGTTGGTTTCTTCCAATGAAAAGATTATAGGTGACATGATGCCAACTCCTGAAAAGGGTTTTCCAATTCGCCTTCTACCCCACTAG